From the Xenorhabdus ishibashii genome, one window contains:
- the uvrD gene encoding DNA helicase II, with translation MDVSYLLESLNDKQREAVAASRSNMLVLAGAGSGKTRVLVHRIAWLLSVENASPFSIMAVTFTNKAAAEMRHRIESLIGTSQGGMWIGTFHSLAHRLLRAHHLDANLPQDFQILDSEDQHRLIKRIVKAMNLDDKQWPARQGMWYINGKKDEGLRPQHIESYGNPVEATWLRIYQAYQEACDRAGLVDFAELLLRAHELWLNKPQILQHYRERFTNILVDEFQDTNSIQYAWIRLLAGESGKVMIVGDDDQSIYGWRGAQVENIQRFLNDFQGAETIRLEQNYRSTSNILRAANALIAHNSDRLGKNLWTEGGEGEPISLYCAFNELDESRYVVGRIKHWLDNGGALKECAILYRSNAQSRVLEEALLQASMPYRIYGGQRFFERQEIKDALSYLRLVANRHDDAAFERVVNTPTRGIGDRTLDVVRQAARDQQKTLWESSLVLIQEKVLAGRAASALQRFIELVDALETETQEMPLHVQTDRIIRDSGLWAMYQQEKGEKAQARIENLEELVTATRQFSYQDEDENLLPLQAFLSHAALESGESQADAYQDAVQLMTLHSAKGLEFPQVFIVGMEEGMFPSQMSIEEGGRLEEERRLAYVGVTRAMEKLTLTYAESRRLYGKEVHHRPSRFIGELPTECVAEVRLRATVSRPVSHKRLGTPVSANDSGYALGQRVSHPKFGDGTIINIEGSGEHCRLQIAFQGEGIKWLVAAYARLETGQ, from the coding sequence ATGGACGTTTCTTATCTGCTTGAAAGCCTCAATGATAAACAACGCGAAGCGGTCGCGGCATCCCGCAGTAATATGCTGGTGCTGGCTGGGGCTGGCAGTGGTAAAACGCGCGTGCTGGTTCACCGGATCGCTTGGTTACTGTCAGTTGAAAATGCTTCGCCGTTTTCCATCATGGCGGTCACGTTTACGAATAAAGCTGCTGCTGAAATGCGGCACCGAATTGAAAGCCTGATTGGCACCAGTCAGGGCGGAATGTGGATCGGCACATTCCATAGTCTTGCTCACCGCTTATTACGTGCTCATCACCTTGACGCCAATTTACCGCAGGATTTCCAGATCCTTGATAGCGAAGATCAGCACCGCCTCATCAAACGTATCGTCAAAGCGATGAATCTGGATGATAAACAGTGGCCTGCCCGCCAAGGGATGTGGTACATCAATGGCAAAAAAGATGAAGGCTTGCGTCCACAGCACATTGAAAGTTATGGCAATCCGGTGGAGGCAACTTGGCTGAGGATCTATCAGGCTTATCAGGAAGCGTGTGATCGCGCTGGGCTGGTGGATTTCGCCGAATTGTTGCTACGCGCCCATGAACTTTGGCTGAACAAGCCACAGATCTTGCAACATTATCGTGAACGTTTTACGAATATTTTGGTGGATGAATTTCAGGACACGAACAGTATTCAATACGCCTGGATCCGCCTTCTGGCGGGCGAGAGTGGCAAAGTCATGATTGTCGGGGACGATGACCAGTCCATTTATGGCTGGCGTGGTGCGCAGGTAGAAAATATCCAACGTTTCCTCAACGATTTTCAGGGAGCGGAGACGATCCGGCTGGAACAGAATTACCGTTCAACCAGCAATATCCTTAGAGCTGCCAATGCCCTGATTGCCCATAACAGTGATCGTTTGGGCAAAAATTTGTGGACAGAAGGCGGCGAGGGTGAGCCAATTTCGCTTTATTGCGCCTTCAATGAACTGGATGAATCCCGTTATGTTGTCGGCCGTATCAAGCATTGGCTGGATAATGGTGGCGCATTGAAAGAGTGTGCGATCCTGTATCGAAGCAATGCCCAATCCCGCGTCTTGGAAGAAGCTTTGTTACAGGCTTCCATGCCTTACCGCATTTATGGTGGCCAGCGTTTCTTCGAACGTCAGGAAATTAAAGACGCTTTATCTTACTTGCGTTTGGTAGCAAACCGTCACGATGACGCTGCGTTTGAACGTGTGGTAAATACACCCACACGTGGCATTGGCGACAGAACGCTTGATGTGGTGCGCCAAGCGGCGCGGGATCAACAAAAAACTTTGTGGGAAAGCAGTCTGGTATTGATACAGGAAAAAGTGCTGGCTGGCCGTGCGGCATCTGCGTTGCAACGCTTTATAGAATTGGTTGATGCGCTGGAAACAGAAACACAAGAAATGCCATTGCATGTGCAAACCGATCGCATTATCCGTGACTCTGGTCTATGGGCCATGTATCAACAGGAAAAAGGTGAAAAGGCGCAGGCACGTATCGAAAACCTTGAAGAATTGGTCACGGCAACCCGCCAATTCAGCTATCAGGATGAGGATGAAAACCTGCTGCCATTGCAAGCCTTCCTTTCCCATGCCGCGCTTGAGTCGGGAGAAAGTCAGGCGGATGCTTATCAGGATGCGGTGCAACTGATGACTTTACACTCAGCGAAGGGATTGGAATTTCCGCAAGTCTTCATTGTGGGTATGGAAGAGGGCATGTTTCCCAGCCAGATGTCCATTGAAGAGGGGGGGCGGCTGGAAGAAGAGCGCCGCCTGGCCTATGTAGGCGTTACCAGAGCAATGGAAAAACTGACGCTGACTTATGCGGAAAGCCGTCGTTTATATGGCAAGGAAGTGCATCACCGCCCATCTCGTTTTATTGGCGAATTACCGACAGAATGCGTGGCAGAAGTTCGCTTGCGGGCAACGGTATCCCGTCCGGTCAGTCACAAACGGCTGGGCACGCCTGTCAGTGCTAATGATAGTGGTTATGCTCTTGGACAACGTGTGAGCCATCCTAAATTTGGTGATGGGACGATTATCAATATAGAAGGCAGTGGGGAGCATTGTCGCTTGCAAATCGCGTTTCAGGGTGAAGGTATTAAATGGCTGGTGGCCGCTTATGCCAGACTCGAAACAGGCCAATAA
- the dapF gene encoding diaminopimelate epimerase codes for MQFSKMHGLGNDFMVVDAVTQNVYFSPELICRLANRNTGVGFDQLLIVEAPYDPDLDFHYRIFNADGSEVSQCGNGARCFARFVRLKGLTNKRDIKVSTQAGRMILSITNDDQVCVNMGEPDFEPQRIPFRANKAEKTYIIRAIERTVLCGVVSMGNPHCVIQVEDVDTAEVEILGPVLESHERFPERANIGFMQVINRGHIRLRVYERGAGETQACGSGACAAVAIGIQQELLDNQVRVDLPGGTLQIRWDGAGKPLFMTGPATHVYDGTIHL; via the coding sequence ATGCAGTTCTCCAAAATGCATGGTCTTGGCAATGACTTTATGGTCGTTGATGCAGTGACCCAAAATGTTTATTTTTCTCCAGAGTTAATTTGCCGTCTGGCTAACCGGAATACTGGGGTGGGTTTTGATCAACTTTTGATTGTTGAAGCGCCTTATGATCCTGACTTAGACTTTCACTATCGCATTTTTAATGCTGACGGCAGTGAAGTTTCCCAGTGTGGTAATGGGGCACGTTGCTTTGCCCGTTTCGTTCGTCTCAAGGGGTTGACCAATAAACGTGATATCAAAGTCAGCACGCAAGCGGGACGAATGATATTAAGCATCACAAATGATGACCAGGTTTGTGTCAACATGGGAGAGCCGGATTTTGAGCCACAGCGAATTCCTTTTCGCGCTAATAAGGCTGAGAAAACCTATATTATCCGTGCTATCGAACGTACTGTGCTTTGTGGTGTTGTGTCGATGGGAAACCCTCATTGTGTTATACAGGTTGAGGATGTAGACACTGCCGAAGTGGAAATATTGGGTCCCGTGTTGGAAAGCCATGAACGCTTTCCTGAACGCGCCAATATTGGTTTCATGCAGGTAATAAATCGGGGCCATATCCGATTGCGTGTCTATGAGCGTGGTGCTGGTGAAACTCAGGCATGTGGCAGTGGTGCATGTGCCGCAGTAGCCATCGGTATCCAACAGGAATTGTTGGATAATCAGGTTCGGGTTGATCTGCCAGGTGGGACACTGCAAATTCGCTGGGATGGGGCGGGCAAACCACTTTTTATGACTGGACCTGCAACCCATGTTTATGATGGTACGATTCATTTGTGA
- the lptM gene encoding LPS translocon maturation chaperone LptM, with protein MKKQLRWSLAIITLLSLAGCGLKGPLYFPPAETSATQVPMHKMDKKPSEKLFNNSLLKDNISMDA; from the coding sequence ATGAAAAAACAACTTCGTTGGTCACTGGCTATCATAACATTACTTTCTTTGGCGGGTTGTGGCTTGAAAGGCCCTCTCTATTTTCCTCCCGCGGAAACATCTGCAACACAAGTACCTATGCACAAAATGGATAAAAAACCGTCAGAAAAACTTTTTAACAATAGCTTATTAAAAGACAATATATCGATGGATGCTTAA
- the xerC gene encoding tyrosine recombinase XerC, protein MTQPIDLLLVPVEDFLRYLRVERRLSPVTITNYRHHLAVLAEMSLEMGIREWQELDPTKVRMFASRSRRAGLQSASIALRFSSLRSFLDWMVMQNKLAANPAKTVSTPRKKRHLPKNMDVDEVNQLLNINLNDPLSVRDRTMLEVMYGAGLRLSELVRLDCRHLDLGSGEVWVHGKGSKERKVPFGRMAQEWLQRWLEMRELLEPEDDAVFISTKSGKRISARNVQKRFAQWGVRQGISSHVNPHKLRHSFATHILESSGDLRAVQELLGHANLSTTQIYTHLDFQHLTKVYDVAHPRAKRGKP, encoded by the coding sequence ATGACGCAGCCGATAGATTTATTGCTAGTGCCCGTGGAAGATTTCTTGCGCTATTTGCGGGTTGAACGGCGTTTAAGCCCCGTCACGATCACGAACTATCGACACCATTTGGCAGTCTTGGCGGAAATGTCACTGGAAATGGGAATACGTGAGTGGCAAGAGTTAGATCCGACTAAAGTCAGAATGTTTGCCTCCCGCAGTCGTCGGGCAGGATTGCAGTCTGCCAGCATTGCGTTGCGCTTTTCCTCTTTGCGTAGTTTTCTCGATTGGATGGTAATGCAAAATAAGCTGGCAGCCAATCCCGCTAAAACAGTCAGTACTCCCCGTAAAAAACGCCACTTACCTAAAAACATGGATGTGGATGAAGTTAACCAACTGCTCAATATTAATTTGAACGATCCGTTGTCAGTGCGTGACAGAACAATGCTGGAAGTGATGTACGGAGCGGGATTGCGTTTGTCTGAATTGGTAAGACTGGATTGTCGCCATTTAGACTTAGGAAGTGGGGAAGTTTGGGTACATGGCAAGGGCAGCAAAGAGCGTAAAGTACCGTTTGGTCGTATGGCGCAGGAATGGCTCCAGCGTTGGCTGGAAATGCGGGAATTACTTGAGCCGGAAGATGATGCGGTTTTCATTTCCACCAAGAGCGGAAAACGTATTTCTGCCCGTAATGTACAGAAACGGTTTGCACAGTGGGGGGTTCGGCAAGGTATCAGCAGCCATGTTAACCCTCACAAATTGCGTCACTCTTTTGCCACACATATTCTGGAATCCAGCGGTGATCTGCGGGCAGTGCAGGAATTACTTGGTCATGCGAATCTGTCGACCACCCAGATCTATACCCATTTGGACTTTCAGCATTTGACCAAAGTCTATGATGTGGCTCACCCCAGAGCCAAACGAGGGAAACCATAA
- the yigB gene encoding 5-amino-6-(5-phospho-D-ribitylamino)uracil phosphatase YigB: MRFYRPIAPFAAMTFDLDDTLYDNHPVIDKTEKEVLCFIRQYDTKFGHFEHEDLHVYRQAILEQKPDIYHDVTSWRRQSAELMFTHHGFNDEETVRGTDEIMSCFMYWRNQITVPESTHKTLSILAEKMPLVAITNGNAEPAACGLSPYFDFVLKAGIDGRSKPYPDMYQLAAKRLNLPISQILHVGDNLNTDVEGALCSGMQACWINIENKNLMQEPEGRLVPHVEISDLASLVALI, translated from the coding sequence ATGCGTTTTTATCGGCCTATCGCGCCGTTTGCTGCGATGACATTCGATCTGGATGATACGCTTTACGATAACCATCCTGTAATCGATAAAACCGAAAAAGAGGTGTTGTGTTTTATCAGGCAGTACGATACCAAATTCGGTCATTTTGAACATGAAGATTTGCATGTATACCGTCAGGCGATTCTTGAACAGAAGCCAGATATCTATCATGATGTGACTTCATGGCGTCGGCAATCCGCAGAACTCATGTTTACCCACCACGGCTTCAATGATGAAGAGACAGTACGTGGTACGGATGAAATTATGTCCTGTTTTATGTACTGGCGTAACCAAATTACTGTTCCAGAATCCACCCATAAGACTTTGTCCATATTGGCGGAAAAAATGCCGTTAGTGGCAATTACTAATGGGAACGCTGAACCTGCTGCATGCGGGCTTTCTCCTTATTTTGACTTTGTATTGAAAGCGGGTATAGATGGGCGTTCTAAACCTTATCCTGATATGTATCAGCTAGCGGCAAAGCGGCTAAACTTACCGATAAGTCAGATCCTGCATGTGGGGGATAATCTGAATACCGATGTAGAAGGGGCACTTTGCAGTGGTATGCAGGCCTGTTGGATCAACATCGAAAATAAGAATTTGATGCAGGAACCTGAAGGCCGTTTGGTTCCACATGTTGAGATTTCTGATTTAGCTTCTTTGGTAGCACTGATATAA
- a CDS encoding DUF484 domain-containing protein produces the protein MSEKDDPLHIKNRLDDQTVVDYLLNNPDFFIRNANMVDKIRVPHPVRESVSLMEWHMNRQRKRICYLEDDLNHLIEQAKQNEVLFSSLLQLLSDLSGAKSLQDFLSCLSSWSKTLGLSNSYIRLFSDKWHLGAPLNVPELAISRQAFESVRIKRFGEKNHYLGRLYGPEILLLMPQARHVGSVAISLLGSRGDLGMVIFNSHNKQHYHDGMGTDILDHLAKLLPGLLSHWVERA, from the coding sequence ATGAGTGAAAAAGACGATCCATTGCACATCAAAAATAGGCTGGATGATCAGACAGTCGTGGATTATTTATTGAATAATCCGGATTTTTTTATCCGTAATGCCAATATGGTCGATAAGATAAGAGTTCCTCATCCGGTGCGGGAAAGTGTCTCTTTGATGGAATGGCATATGAATCGCCAGAGGAAACGCATCTGTTATTTGGAAGACGATCTGAACCATTTGATAGAGCAGGCGAAACAGAATGAAGTGTTGTTCAGTAGCTTATTGCAATTACTGTCAGATCTCTCTGGTGCCAAGAGCTTACAGGACTTTCTTTCCTGTTTAAGTTCATGGTCAAAAACATTGGGATTGAGTAACAGTTATATTCGGTTATTCAGTGATAAATGGCACCTTGGCGCACCATTGAATGTGCCGGAACTGGCTATTTCTCGTCAAGCCTTTGAATCTGTTCGAATTAAACGATTTGGGGAAAAAAATCATTATCTTGGCCGGTTGTATGGTCCTGAGATTTTATTGTTGATGCCACAGGCACGTCATGTTGGTTCAGTGGCGATTTCCCTTTTAGGATCACGAGGGGATTTGGGCATGGTAATTTTCAATAGTCATAATAAACAGCACTATCACGACGGTATGGGAACTGACATTCTCGACCATTTGGCGAAGCTGTTGCCAGGCTTGTTGTCCCATTGGGTTGAACGCGCATGA
- the corA gene encoding magnesium/cobalt transporter CorA — MLNAFKLENNRLLRLELEEGDKLSDSMWVDLVGLGDSDRLRVQNELGQVLATRTELDDIEASARFFEDEDGMHVHSFFYFEDAEDHAGNSTVAFTIRDGRLYTLRERELPAFRLYRMRARNQTMVDGNAYELLMDLFETKIEQLADVIENIYSVLESLSRVIMNGKQGDEFDSALSNLAEQEDIGWKVRLCLMDSQRALNFLVRRARLPANQLEQAREILRDIESLLPHNESLFQKVNFLMQAAMGFINIEQSRIIKIFSVVSVVFLPPTLVASSYGMNFEFMPELHWTFGYPAAIGLMIAAGLAPYLYFKRKNWL, encoded by the coding sequence ATGCTGAACGCATTTAAATTAGAGAATAATCGCCTGCTCCGTCTTGAACTTGAAGAAGGTGATAAGTTATCTGACTCCATGTGGGTAGATTTAGTGGGTTTGGGGGATAGTGATCGCCTCCGTGTCCAAAATGAGCTGGGACAAGTCTTGGCAACCCGTACCGAGTTGGATGACATTGAGGCATCAGCCCGTTTTTTTGAAGATGAAGATGGTATGCACGTCCATTCATTCTTCTACTTTGAAGATGCCGAAGACCATGCTGGCAACTCGACAGTCGCGTTTACCATCCGTGACGGTCGTCTCTACACATTGCGAGAGCGTGAACTCCCTGCATTTCGATTATACCGAATGCGTGCCCGTAACCAGACAATGGTTGATGGAAATGCCTATGAACTGTTGATGGACTTGTTCGAAACTAAAATCGAACAACTGGCTGATGTTATTGAAAACATCTATAGCGTGCTGGAATCCCTGAGTCGGGTCATTATGAACGGCAAACAGGGTGATGAATTTGATTCTGCTTTGTCTAACCTTGCTGAACAGGAAGATATTGGCTGGAAAGTCCGCTTGTGTTTGATGGATAGCCAGCGCGCCCTGAACTTCCTTGTGCGCCGTGCTCGTTTGCCTGCCAATCAATTGGAACAGGCTCGTGAGATTCTGCGGGATATTGAATCCTTGCTGCCGCACAACGAATCTCTGTTCCAAAAAGTTAACTTCTTGATGCAAGCTGCGATGGGCTTTATCAACATCGAACAGAGTCGTATTATCAAGATCTTCTCCGTTGTTTCCGTGGTATTCCTGCCACCGACACTAGTCGCGTCCAGCTACGGTATGAACTTCGAATTTATGCCGGAATTGCATTGGACATTTGGTTATCCTGCGGCCATTGGGTTGATGATAGCAGCGGGCTTGGCGCCATATCTCTACTTCAAACGCAAAAATTGGCTGTAG
- the cyaY gene encoding iron donor protein CyaY — MNDSEFHQLADQLMLHLEEQLDNYDGDADIDYETNGGVMTLSFENGSKIIINRQEPFHQIWLATKNGGYHFDYRNNQWICDRSGNDFISMLAQAITEQSGELFQFS; from the coding sequence ATGAACGATAGCGAATTTCATCAATTAGCTGATCAATTGATGCTTCATCTTGAAGAGCAACTGGATAATTACGATGGTGATGCGGATATCGACTATGAAACAAACGGCGGTGTGATGACGCTGAGTTTTGAAAACGGCAGTAAAATCATTATCAACCGTCAAGAGCCTTTCCATCAGATCTGGCTGGCAACCAAAAATGGGGGTTACCATTTCGATTATCGGAATAACCAATGGATTTGTGACCGCAGTGGTAATGATTTTATCTCCATGCTGGCACAAGCCATTACTGAGCAAAGCGGTGAATTATTCCAATTTTCGTGA
- a CDS encoding class I adenylate cyclase, which translates to MYLYIETLKQRLDAINQLRLERATRLMSGAFKQVYSLIPVLLHYHHPMMPGYIKSDVPHGVCFFMPDEAQQFWINDLDSQLMGVLPGVSSHTSNGELPITGIYSMGSTSSIGQSCSSDLDIWICHQSWLDSDEKALLEQKCTLIEQWAASLGTEVTFFLIDENRFRHNACGNLNGEDCGSTQHILLLDEFYRTAVCMAGKRLLWAMVPVEEEAHYDEYVLSLYAQGVLTPNEWLDLGGLGELSAEEYFGASLWQLYKSVDSPYKAVLKSLLLEAYSWEYPNGKLLAMEMKQYFHDGAIVSFGLDAYSMMLERVTRYLTATNDLARLDLARRCFYLKVCEKLLAGQNDKGCIGWRRQVMSQLVREWGWDDNKLAMLDNRNAWKIEQVRDAHNELLDTMMQSYRNLIRFARRNNLSVSASPQDIGVLTRKLYAAFEALPGKVTLVNPQISPDLSEKELTFIYVPPGRVNRSGWYLYNKAPTIESIIGHRPLEYNRYLNKLVSWTYFNGLLTKETRLHIHHGGSQCDKQKLCDLVGDIAAHFPIRLPSPTPKALYSPCEIRHLAIIVNLEQDPTAAFSEQIVHFDLRNLNVFSFGELQQCLVGSIDLLYRNSWNEVRTLHFSGEQSVLEALKTILGKMHRDAAPPSDVEVFCYSKHLRGLIRTRIQQLVSECIELRLSSNRQDPNRFKALRISGQTWGLFFERLNVSVQKLENAVEFYGAISNTKLHGLPVKIDTKEKHLPPVIDGFACEGIIQFFFENIENKQGFNIYILDESNRVEIYSHCEGSKEELVRDISRFYSSSHDRFTYGSSFVNFNLPQFYQIVKKGERIHVTPFIEGVYPVDNIEANNTKLYAEECLEKTCGAPEPYGSLYHY; encoded by the coding sequence TTGTATCTCTATATTGAAACGCTGAAACAGCGACTGGATGCAATTAACCAACTTAGATTAGAGCGCGCCACTAGATTAATGAGTGGCGCTTTTAAGCAAGTTTATAGTTTAATTCCAGTATTATTACATTATCATCATCCAATGATGCCAGGTTATATCAAAAGCGATGTTCCTCATGGCGTTTGCTTTTTTATGCCAGATGAAGCACAGCAGTTTTGGATTAATGATCTGGATAGCCAGCTTATGGGTGTCCTGCCAGGTGTATCGTCACATACATCTAATGGTGAATTGCCGATTACGGGAATTTACTCCATGGGCAGTACTTCTTCTATCGGGCAAAGTTGCTCTTCTGATTTGGATATTTGGATTTGCCATCAATCCTGGTTGGATAGCGACGAGAAAGCCTTATTGGAACAAAAATGTACCTTGATAGAACAGTGGGCGGCTTCACTGGGTACTGAGGTTACTTTTTTTCTGATTGATGAAAACCGTTTTCGGCATAATGCCTGTGGTAATTTGAACGGTGAAGATTGTGGTTCTACCCAACATATCCTTCTGCTTGATGAATTTTATCGCACAGCGGTTTGTATGGCTGGCAAACGCTTGTTATGGGCAATGGTGCCTGTGGAAGAGGAAGCTCATTATGATGAATATGTCCTTTCTCTCTATGCTCAAGGTGTGTTGACGCCAAATGAATGGTTGGATCTGGGCGGCTTGGGTGAATTGTCCGCAGAAGAATATTTTGGAGCGAGTCTCTGGCAGCTTTACAAGAGCGTGGACTCTCCTTATAAGGCCGTATTAAAAAGCCTGCTGTTGGAAGCTTATTCATGGGAATATCCCAATGGAAAACTTCTGGCGATGGAAATGAAGCAATATTTTCACGATGGCGCGATTGTTTCTTTTGGCCTTGATGCCTATAGCATGATGCTGGAGCGTGTAACGCGCTATCTTACTGCCACGAACGATCTTGCGCGCCTTGATTTGGCGCGTCGTTGTTTTTATCTGAAAGTATGTGAGAAATTATTGGCAGGCCAGAATGACAAAGGCTGCATAGGATGGCGTCGTCAGGTTATGTCCCAGTTGGTGCGCGAATGGGGTTGGGATGACAATAAATTGGCCATGTTAGATAACCGTAATGCTTGGAAAATTGAGCAGGTGCGTGACGCCCATAATGAATTGCTTGATACCATGATGCAGAGTTATCGCAACTTAATCCGCTTTGCCCGCCGCAATAATTTAAGTGTGAGTGCCAGCCCACAAGATATTGGTGTCTTGACCCGTAAATTGTATGCGGCTTTTGAAGCATTGCCCGGTAAAGTGACCTTGGTGAATCCCCAAATATCACCGGATCTGTCAGAAAAGGAGCTGACCTTCATTTATGTTCCGCCAGGACGAGTAAACCGCAGCGGCTGGTATCTTTACAACAAAGCCCCCACGATTGAATCGATCATTGGTCATCGACCATTAGAATACAACCGCTATCTGAATAAATTAGTTTCCTGGACCTATTTCAATGGCCTGCTGACGAAAGAAACCCGTCTTCACATTCATCACGGGGGATCTCAGTGTGACAAGCAGAAATTGTGTGACTTGGTGGGTGACATTGCCGCTCATTTCCCAATCCGTTTACCTTCTCCCACACCAAAAGCACTATACAGTCCTTGTGAAATCCGCCATTTGGCGATCATTGTCAATTTAGAGCAAGATCCAACGGCTGCATTTTCTGAGCAAATCGTCCATTTTGACTTAAGGAACCTCAATGTTTTTAGTTTTGGCGAATTGCAGCAGTGTTTGGTAGGTAGCATTGATTTGCTTTACCGCAATTCATGGAATGAAGTGAGAACCTTGCATTTCAGTGGCGAACAATCGGTATTGGAAGCATTGAAGACGATATTGGGAAAAATGCATCGAGATGCGGCACCGCCATCTGATGTTGAAGTATTCTGTTATAGCAAACATTTGCGGGGATTGATCCGCACACGTATTCAGCAATTAGTTTCGGAATGCATAGAGTTACGCCTGTCCAGCAACCGACAAGACCCAAACCGTTTCAAGGCATTACGGATTTCAGGGCAAACATGGGGGTTATTCTTTGAACGGCTAAACGTTTCGGTGCAAAAATTGGAAAATGCAGTGGAATTTTATGGTGCAATTTCCAATACCAAATTGCATGGCCTGCCAGTCAAGATTGATACCAAAGAAAAACATTTACCGCCTGTAATCGATGGTTTTGCCTGTGAAGGAATTATTCAGTTTTTTTTCGAAAATATTGAAAATAAACAAGGGTTCAATATTTATATTCTTGATGAATCAAATCGGGTGGAAATTTATTCCCATTGTGAAGGCAGTAAAGAAGAGTTGGTGCGAGATATCAGCCGATTTTATTCATCATCGCATGATCGTTTTACTTATGGTTCTAGTTTTGTCAATTTCAACTTGCCGCAGTTCTATCAAATCGTTAAGAAAGGTGAACGTATCCATGTCACTCCATTTATAGAAGGAGTGTACCCAGTGGATAATATAGAAGCGAATAATACAAAGCTCTATGCTGAAGAGTGCCTTGAGAAAACATGTGGGGCGCCTGAACCTTATGGTTCGCTGTATCACTATTGA